Below is a genomic region from Pyrococcus kukulkanii.
CCGAATACGAACTTCACAAGTTCATCCTTTAGGCTGAGGGGATCCTCTGCTCTCTTCACTTCCACCATACGCAACACCAAATTCGTTGTGGAACACCTTCCACCACTCCTCAACTTCCTTACCATGGGGCTTCTTTTCCTCGGCGGGAAATCCTATGGCTATTATGAATGGCACCCTTAGATTCTTGGGGACGTTAAGAACCTCCCTAACGTACTCCTCAGCATCTCTCCCGTCGAAGCTCTTTCTGTTCATTATCTGAATCCACACGCTCCCAAGGCCTACCGCGAAAGTTGCGAGGTGTATATGCTCCGCAACTATAGAGCAGTCCTCAAGCCAGACGTCGCTCTTCTCTGGATCACCAACTATCGCTATAGCCAAGGGAGCACTCGCCAATGGATTTGCCCCAGGCTTCGCTTTGCTTAGCAGGTCTAGCTTCTCCCTGTCATCTATAACGATGAAGTACCAGGGCCTCCTGTTGTGGGAAGAGGGGGAGAGAAAAGCTGCCTTTAAGATTAACTCAACGATTTTCCTGGGGATTTTCTCGTCTTTAAACCTCCTTATGCTTCTCCTTTTTCTCAGCAATTCAAAGAACTCCATCACAACACCTCTAGGTAAGCTTTAATTAGTTCTTTAGTCGCCAGCAGACCCTTAACGTGAGTCCTCTCCATTCCATGGCTCGCGTGGACTCCTGGACCTATGAGGGCAACCCTAAAGTCCCAGCCGGCCCTCAAAGCAGCGGAACCATCTGAGCCGTAGTAGGGGAATACATCCACAACGTAGGGGATCTTTCTCTCCTCGGCGAGCTCTATCAGCTTAGTCGTCATCTCGTAATCGTAGGGGCCTGTAGAATCCTTCGCGGCGATTGAAACAGCTGTTTCCTTTCCATAGACTCCCTCACCAACGACGCCCATGTCCACAACGAGAAGCTCCTCGGTAGTCCTGGGGTAGCCAGCTGAGCCTCCGTGGCCGACCTCCTCGTAGGGCGAGAAGAAGAATGCCACGGGTATGTCATGGAGCTCGTCCTTTAAGTCCGCGATGAGATCAAGAATCACGGCTACACTAGCCTTATCGTCAAGGAAGTGGGCCTTCACGAAGCCATT
It encodes:
- a CDS encoding nitroreductase family protein; amino-acid sequence: MEFFELLRKRRSIRRFKDEKIPRKIVELILKAAFLSPSSHNRRPWYFIVIDDREKLDLLSKAKPGANPLASAPLAIAIVGDPEKSDVWLEDCSIVAEHIHLATFAVGLGSVWIQIMNRKSFDGRDAEEYVREVLNVPKNLRVPFIIAIGFPAEEKKPHGKEVEEWWKVFHNEFGVAYGGSEESRGSPQPKG
- a CDS encoding M42 family metallopeptidase; this translates as MERVVKILKEILEIPSPTGYMKEIMPYLEDYLEGLGVNTYYTKKGALIAGNHPEPKLVVIAHVDTLGAMVKEILPNGHLAFSRIGGLVLPTFEGEYCTVITRKGKKFRGTLLLRNPSAHVNREVGKKERKEENMYIRLDAEVEKKEDTEKLGIRPGDFIAFDPKFEYVNGFVKAHFLDDKASVAVILDLIADLKDELHDIPVAFFFSPYEEVGHGGSAGYPRTTEELLVVDMGVVGEGVYGKETAVSIAAKDSTGPYDYEMTTKLIELAEERKIPYVVDVFPYYGSDGSAALRAGWDFRVALIGPGVHASHGMERTHVKGLLATKELIKAYLEVL